A single Candidatus Hydrogenedentota bacterium DNA region contains:
- a CDS encoding iron-sulfur cluster assembly accessory protein, translated as MSTEAVTESPKALVSATEDAVRELKRLREKESADVEGVRLGVKGGGCSGLSYLLEFGKQREGDIVHEQDGMKFFMDRKSSIYLKGIVLEYKEGLNSKGFVFRNPNATSTCGCGESFSV; from the coding sequence ATGTCGACTGAGGCAGTCACAGAGAGCCCAAAGGCGTTGGTTTCGGCCACCGAAGATGCGGTCCGTGAGTTAAAGCGTTTGCGCGAGAAGGAATCCGCGGATGTCGAGGGTGTGCGGCTTGGCGTGAAGGGCGGAGGCTGTTCGGGACTGTCGTATCTGCTGGAATTTGGAAAGCAGCGCGAAGGCGATATCGTTCATGAGCAGGACGGTATGAAGTTCTTTATGGATCGGAAGTCGTCGATTTACCTGAAAGGTATCGTTCTTGAATACAAAGAGGGGCTGAACAGCAAGGGGTTTGTATTTCGCAACCCCAACGCGACCAGCACATGCGGTTGCGGCGAGTCGTTCAGCGTGTAG
- a CDS encoding DUF1858 domain-containing protein, protein METSSKEEFEQYWSDEHIKEAAHHHTGHNGSGGPVFSLDMTIGEAMAMHPRVAEVFAAFHLGGCSHCGINQFETIGQVCAGYGVDADMLLEVLEGLMERPETSNA, encoded by the coding sequence ATGGAGACATCCTCGAAGGAAGAGTTTGAGCAGTACTGGTCGGATGAGCACATCAAGGAGGCGGCGCATCACCACACCGGCCACAACGGTTCGGGCGGTCCGGTGTTCAGTCTGGACATGACGATCGGCGAGGCCATGGCGATGCATCCGCGCGTGGCGGAGGTGTTCGCGGCGTTCCACTTGGGTGGGTGCTCGCATTGCGGCATCAATCAGTTTGAGACGATTGGCCAAGTTTGCGCTGGATACGGCGTGGACGCGGATATGTTGTTGGAAGTCTTGGAAGGGCTGATGGAACGCCCTGAAACCAGCAACGCGTAA